In Streptomyces ambofaciens ATCC 23877, a single genomic region encodes these proteins:
- a CDS encoding DEAD/DEAH box helicase, with protein MGRGEREAVARGARLREAARSLAEDHERAVAAVRAALKPLHDAAVAQALDTIPVARLQDVTGGRLRLGAVEKSGLDTVRAVLDAGPYRLRQIPGVGQRTVDQIVAAARQLAEAAEESAAVHLDVDRPEPRTTALVGALHVLVGAGPQARRAVDAAAGLTRRLDPLLADARPAAGRIGLLLAGRERKNRALEAVAAIRSLTEEADREGTYELLAQASVDLLRGPPGDLAAWTDFELRSAEYYGLLGEIAGRAPDTAAAEGFLPDEIAERVRGLRLDDSHRRVSLRGYQAFGARFALARRRVILGDEMGLGKTIQAIAALAHLAAGGRTHFMVVCPASVLVNWTREIDSRSTLRALPLHGPDRQDAFADWRERGGVAVTTFEALRGFPASAADELGMLVVDEAHSVKNPQALRSQAVDRWAGRCEHVLLMTGTPMENRVAEFRNLVRMLDADVADRLEDGAGLAGSVAFRKAVAPVYLRRNQADVLTELPSLQHTDEWEELSAADQDAYREAVRDGNFMAMRRAAYARPEKSAKLGRLREIVREAGENGLKVIVFSHFRDVLDAVRAALAAEAPDSADASAAASATAPGTGTGTAPDADTASAPDTDAEAVTATVPTPTPTPASGEPAPSAPPGPHGPVFGPLTGSVPPARRQLLVDEFTAVSGPAVLLAQIQAAGVGLNLQAASVVIICEPQIKPTIEHQAVARAHRMGQVRPVRVHRLLATGGVDERMVRMLERKARLFDAYARRSEVAEATPDAVDVSDTDLARRIVEEEQARLGVGDGQPAPAP; from the coding sequence ATGGGGCGCGGTGAGCGGGAGGCGGTCGCGCGCGGGGCGCGGCTGCGGGAGGCGGCGCGGTCGCTGGCGGAGGACCACGAGCGGGCCGTCGCGGCGGTCCGGGCGGCGCTGAAGCCGCTCCACGACGCGGCGGTGGCGCAGGCCCTGGACACCATCCCGGTGGCCCGGTTGCAGGACGTCACCGGCGGGCGGCTGCGACTGGGGGCGGTCGAGAAGAGCGGTCTCGACACGGTCCGGGCCGTACTCGACGCCGGTCCCTACCGGCTGCGGCAGATCCCCGGCGTCGGGCAGCGGACCGTGGACCAGATCGTCGCCGCCGCACGGCAGCTGGCGGAGGCCGCCGAGGAGAGCGCCGCCGTGCACCTGGACGTGGACCGGCCCGAGCCGCGCACGACCGCGCTGGTCGGGGCGCTGCACGTGCTGGTCGGGGCGGGCCCGCAGGCGCGGCGCGCGGTCGACGCGGCGGCGGGGCTGACCCGGCGGCTCGACCCGCTGCTGGCCGACGCCCGGCCGGCCGCCGGACGGATCGGGTTGCTGCTGGCCGGACGGGAGAGGAAGAACCGCGCGCTGGAGGCCGTCGCGGCGATCCGGTCCCTCACCGAGGAGGCGGACCGGGAAGGCACTTACGAACTGCTCGCGCAGGCGTCGGTCGACCTGCTGCGCGGACCGCCGGGCGACCTCGCGGCCTGGACCGACTTCGAGCTCCGCTCCGCCGAGTACTACGGCCTGCTCGGCGAGATAGCCGGACGCGCTCCCGACACGGCCGCCGCCGAGGGCTTCCTGCCCGACGAGATCGCCGAGCGGGTGCGGGGCCTGCGGCTCGACGACTCCCACCGCCGGGTGTCGCTGCGCGGGTACCAGGCGTTCGGCGCGCGGTTCGCCCTGGCGCGGCGCCGGGTGATCCTCGGGGACGAGATGGGCCTCGGCAAGACCATCCAGGCCATCGCGGCGCTGGCCCACCTGGCCGCGGGCGGCCGGACCCACTTCATGGTCGTGTGCCCGGCGAGCGTCCTGGTCAACTGGACGCGGGAGATCGACTCCCGCAGCACGCTGCGCGCCCTGCCCCTGCACGGCCCGGACCGGCAGGACGCGTTCGCCGACTGGCGGGAGCGGGGCGGGGTCGCCGTGACCACCTTCGAAGCCCTGCGGGGTTTCCCGGCCTCGGCCGCGGACGAGCTCGGGATGCTGGTCGTCGACGAGGCGCACTCCGTGAAGAACCCGCAGGCCCTGCGGTCGCAGGCGGTCGACCGGTGGGCCGGGCGGTGCGAGCACGTCCTGCTCATGACGGGTACGCCGATGGAGAACCGGGTGGCCGAGTTCCGCAACCTGGTCAGGATGCTCGACGCCGATGTGGCGGACCGTCTGGAGGACGGCGCGGGGCTGGCCGGCTCGGTGGCCTTCCGCAAGGCGGTCGCACCCGTCTACCTGCGCCGCAACCAGGCGGACGTCCTGACCGAACTGCCCAGTCTCCAGCACACGGACGAGTGGGAGGAGCTGAGCGCGGCCGACCAGGACGCCTACCGGGAGGCCGTGCGGGACGGCAACTTCATGGCGATGCGCAGGGCGGCGTACGCGCGCCCGGAGAAGTCCGCCAAGCTCGGCCGGCTCCGGGAGATCGTCCGGGAGGCCGGGGAGAACGGGCTCAAGGTCATCGTCTTCTCCCACTTCCGCGACGTCCTGGACGCGGTGCGGGCGGCCCTCGCCGCCGAGGCTCCCGACTCCGCCGACGCCTCCGCTGCCGCATCGGCCACGGCCCCCGGCACCGGCACGGGCACCGCCCCCGATGCCGACACCGCCTCCGCCCCCGATACCGACGCCGAAGCCGTCACTGCCACTGTCCCCACCCCCACCCCCACCCCCGCCTCCGGCGAACCCGCCCCGTCCGCCCCTCCCGGCCCGCACGGGCCCGTGTTCGGTCCGCTCACCGGCTCCGTGCCGCCCGCCCGACGGCAACTGCTCGTCGACGAGTTCACCGCCGTGTCCGGCCCGGCGGTACTGCTGGCGCAGATCCAGGCGGCGGGGGTCGGGCTCAACCTCCAGGCCGCGTCCGTGGTGATCATCTGCGAGCCCCAGATCAAGCCCACCATCGAGCACCAGGCGGTCGCCCGGGCCCACCGCATGGGCCAGGTCAGGCCGGTCCGTGTGCACCGGCTCCTCGCCACCGGCGGGGTCGACGAACGGATGGTGCGGATGCTGGAGAGGAAGGCCCGACTCTTCGACGCCTATGCCCGGCGCAGCGAGGTGGCCGAGGCGACGCCGGACGCCGTGGACGTGTCGGACACGGATCTGGCGCGGCGGATCGTCGAGGAGGAGCAGGCCCGGCTCGGCGTGGGTGACGGGCAGCCGGCCCCGGCGCCCTGA
- a CDS encoding LysR family transcriptional regulator: MTTDVHVRELRYFVTVAEELHFTRAAERLYVSQPALSKQIRALERQLRTELFRREPRGVTLTEAGTALLPHARRVLAGWAEGAAAVEAARAARRGTLVVGMSTSPGRGGLLPAIRSRFTAAHPDAHVRLRQMSWEDPTAGLADGTADVAYVWLPLPDADRYAWTVIAEEPRLVALPDTHPLAARPEVDFAELTGEPFLALPPEAGVLRDFWLALEERRALGGDAARPVRVGAEIAGTEETYEALVAGLGVCLVAAGNAPLITLGGVTTRPVRGLSPSRYALARRREDEGRALVRGYVDACRRVVERG, from the coding sequence ATGACGACGGACGTACATGTGCGGGAGCTGCGCTACTTCGTGACCGTGGCCGAGGAACTGCACTTCACCCGGGCGGCCGAGCGCCTCTACGTGTCCCAGCCCGCGCTCAGCAAGCAGATCCGCGCACTGGAGCGGCAGTTGCGGACGGAGCTGTTCCGGCGCGAGCCGCGGGGGGTGACGCTCACCGAGGCGGGCACCGCGCTGCTGCCGCACGCCCGGCGGGTGCTGGCCGGCTGGGCCGAGGGGGCGGCCGCGGTGGAGGCGGCCCGGGCCGCGCGGCGCGGCACCCTGGTGGTCGGCATGAGCACCAGCCCCGGTCGCGGCGGACTGCTGCCGGCGATCCGCTCCCGCTTCACGGCGGCCCACCCGGACGCGCACGTACGGCTGCGGCAGATGAGCTGGGAGGACCCGACCGCCGGCCTGGCCGACGGCACGGCCGACGTCGCCTACGTGTGGCTGCCGCTGCCCGACGCCGACCGCTACGCCTGGACCGTGATCGCCGAGGAACCCCGGCTGGTCGCCCTCCCGGACACCCACCCCCTCGCCGCCCGTCCCGAGGTCGACTTCGCCGAGCTGACCGGCGAACCGTTCCTCGCCCTGCCGCCGGAGGCGGGCGTCCTGCGCGACTTCTGGCTGGCGCTGGAGGAACGGCGCGCACTGGGCGGGGACGCCGCCCGCCCAGTGCGCGTCGGCGCGGAGATCGCCGGCACCGAGGAGACCTACGAGGCGCTCGTCGCCGGCCTCGGCGTCTGCCTCGTGGCGGCGGGCAACGCCCCGCTGATCACCCTGGGCGGTGTGACCACCCGGCCCGTCCGCGGGCTGTCGCCCAGCCGCTACGCCCTCGCCCGGCGCCGGGAGGACGAGGGACGGGCGCTGGTGCGGGGGTACGTGGACGCGTGCCGGCGGGTCGTCGAGCGGGGGTGA
- a CDS encoding oxidoreductase codes for MNKVWLITGASSGFGRAIAEAALADGDVVVGAARRPGGLDDLVAAHPDQMEALRLDVADTAAAGDAVRDVVARHGRIDVLVNNAGRTHVGAFEETSEEELRALFEVHVFGPAALTRAVLPHMRERRSGAIVQMSSMGGQMSVAGFSAYSGTKFALEGMSEGLADEVREFGIKVLIVEPGAFRTGLFAAGSAGVSADSGLYAKVGETRGFVSGGDGSQPGDPAKAAALILDALAAERTPLRLPLGDDGVGAVLGHLDQVREDVEAWEKRARATAFDS; via the coding sequence ATGAACAAGGTGTGGCTGATCACCGGTGCGAGCAGCGGGTTCGGGCGGGCGATCGCCGAGGCGGCCCTGGCCGACGGCGACGTGGTCGTCGGCGCGGCCCGGCGGCCCGGCGGCCTCGACGACCTGGTGGCCGCCCACCCGGACCAGATGGAGGCGCTGCGCCTGGACGTCGCCGACACGGCCGCCGCCGGGGACGCCGTACGGGACGTGGTGGCGCGGCACGGACGGATCGACGTCCTGGTCAACAACGCGGGCCGCACGCACGTCGGTGCCTTCGAGGAGACGAGCGAGGAAGAGCTGCGCGCCCTCTTCGAGGTGCACGTCTTCGGGCCGGCCGCGCTGACGCGGGCGGTGCTGCCGCACATGAGGGAGCGTCGCTCGGGCGCGATCGTGCAGATGAGCAGCATGGGCGGGCAGATGTCCGTGGCGGGCTTCTCGGCGTACAGCGGCACGAAGTTCGCGCTGGAGGGGATGTCCGAGGGGCTCGCGGACGAGGTGCGCGAGTTCGGCATCAAGGTCCTGATCGTCGAGCCGGGCGCCTTCCGTACCGGCCTGTTCGCGGCCGGCAGCGCCGGCGTCAGCGCCGACAGCGGCCTGTACGCCAAGGTCGGCGAGACCCGCGGGTTCGTCTCCGGCGGCGACGGGAGCCAGCCCGGCGACCCCGCCAAGGCGGCGGCGCTGATCCTCGACGCCCTGGCGGCCGAGCGCACCCCGCTGCGCCTGCCGCTCGGCGACGACGGCGTCGGCGCCGTGCTCGGCCACCTCGACCAGGTCCGCGAGGACGTCGAGGCCTGGGAGAAGCGCGCCCGGGCCACCGCCTTCGACAGCTGA
- a CDS encoding S8 family peptidase, with protein MAVLRHHPHRTTRRRLAAAGAVATAALAASLVTALPAGAAPAAAEGRIQYQDAANAVAGSYIVTLKADEARSGSAEGRALAKKYGADIERTYTKALNGYAVEASEAEAKRLAADPAVASVVQDRTFHITGTQPSPPSWGLDRIDQRNLPLNGSYTYPDSAGQGVTAYVIDTGVRITHSDFGGRASNGYDAIDNDNTAQDGHGHGTHVAGTVAGTAYGVAKKAKVVGVRVLDNSGSGTTAQVVAGIDWVARNAVKPAVANMSLGGGADSALDTAVRNAVASGVTFVVAAGNESTNASTKSPARVTEAITVGATTSSDARASYSNYGAVLDVFAPGSSITSAWNSGDSATNTISGTSMASPHVAGAAALHLADNPAATPVQVASALTSAATTGVVTNPGTGSPNRLLYVGDGGTTPPPTGDRFENTGDYTVRDNATVESPVTVSGVTGNAPSSLAVEVKIVHSYIGDLQVQLVAPDGTAYTLKSYGTGGSADNIDTTYTVNASSETANGTWKLRVSDNASFDTGRIDAWALQF; from the coding sequence ATGGCAGTGCTGCGTCACCACCCCCACCGCACCACCCGGCGAAGACTGGCCGCCGCCGGCGCCGTGGCCACCGCGGCCCTCGCCGCGAGCCTCGTCACCGCGCTCCCCGCGGGCGCCGCCCCGGCCGCCGCGGAGGGCCGCATCCAGTACCAGGACGCGGCGAACGCGGTCGCCGGCAGCTACATCGTGACCCTGAAGGCGGACGAGGCCAGGTCCGGTTCCGCCGAGGGCCGCGCCCTGGCGAAGAAGTACGGCGCCGACATCGAGCGCACCTACACCAAGGCCCTCAACGGCTACGCGGTCGAGGCCTCCGAGGCGGAGGCCAAGCGACTCGCGGCCGACCCGGCCGTCGCCTCCGTCGTCCAGGACCGCACCTTCCACATCACGGGCACCCAGCCCAGCCCGCCCTCCTGGGGCCTGGACCGCATCGACCAGCGCAACCTCCCGCTGAACGGCTCGTACACCTACCCGGACAGCGCCGGGCAGGGCGTGACGGCCTACGTCATCGACACGGGCGTGCGCATCACCCACTCCGACTTCGGCGGCCGCGCCTCCAACGGCTACGACGCCATCGACAACGACAACACCGCCCAGGACGGCCACGGCCACGGCACCCACGTCGCCGGCACCGTCGCGGGCACCGCGTACGGCGTGGCCAAGAAGGCCAAGGTCGTCGGCGTCCGGGTGCTCGACAACTCCGGCTCCGGCACCACCGCCCAGGTCGTCGCCGGCATCGACTGGGTGGCCCGCAACGCCGTCAAGCCGGCCGTCGCCAACATGTCCCTGGGCGGCGGCGCGGACAGCGCCCTCGACACGGCCGTCCGCAACGCCGTCGCCTCCGGCGTCACCTTCGTCGTCGCGGCCGGCAACGAGTCCACCAACGCCTCCACCAAGTCCCCGGCCCGGGTGACGGAGGCGATCACGGTCGGCGCCACCACGTCGAGCGACGCCCGCGCGAGCTACTCCAACTACGGCGCGGTGCTGGACGTCTTCGCGCCCGGCTCGTCCATCACCTCGGCCTGGAACAGCGGCGACTCGGCCACCAACACCATATCCGGCACGTCCATGGCGAGCCCGCACGTCGCCGGGGCCGCCGCCCTCCACCTGGCGGACAACCCCGCGGCCACCCCCGTCCAGGTCGCCTCCGCACTGACGTCCGCCGCCACCACCGGCGTCGTCACCAACCCCGGCACCGGTTCGCCCAACCGGCTGCTGTACGTCGGCGACGGCGGCACCACGCCCCCGCCCACCGGCGACCGCTTCGAGAACACCGGTGACTACACCGTCCGGGACAACGCCACCGTCGAGTCCCCGGTGACCGTCTCCGGAGTCACGGGCAACGCGCCGTCGTCCCTGGCCGTCGAGGTGAAGATCGTCCACAGCTACATCGGCGACCTCCAGGTCCAGCTGGTCGCCCCGGACGGCACCGCGTACACCCTGAAGTCGTACGGCACCGGCGGCAGTGCCGACAACATCGACACCACGTACACCGTGAACGCCTCCTCCGAGACCGCGAACGGCACGTGGAAGCTGCGGGTCAGCGACAACGCGTCGTTCGACACCGGGCGCATCGACGCCTGGGCCCTGCAGTTCTGA
- a CDS encoding DUF4190 domain-containing protein, which produces MSIPPPPGPQGPWPPGQYPQPQQYPQGPHPQPQYPGGAWGQPYMAYPRQPPVSGLAVAAFVLGVLCFVPGVGLVLGLIALGRIRRRGERGKGFAVAGSVLSCVGLALWAASLTTGAAGDFWDGFREAARGEGTAYALEEGQCFTTPSGSLQGVTYDVERVPCQEEHDGEVFASFDLPGGAFPGDEDLTRTADERCYTLQDTYAMDRWALPADVDVYYLTPTAESWRTGDREITCLFGNTDERGTLTGSLRNDGTGLDPDQHTYLVAEGFLNRAMDGIPAAEAVEDDLAGYRFWAGRVAEALTQETSTLRGHGWSAGAEEPVAGLVRDLEAAREEWVLASEATDADTYYEHLDKAYGLIESDTTVTARKALALDATPPVYEEEGGGGGESPGKEV; this is translated from the coding sequence GTGTCCATACCGCCGCCGCCCGGCCCCCAGGGGCCCTGGCCCCCGGGGCAGTACCCGCAGCCGCAGCAGTACCCCCAGGGACCCCACCCGCAGCCGCAGTACCCGGGCGGCGCCTGGGGGCAGCCCTACATGGCGTACCCCCGGCAGCCGCCCGTCAGCGGCCTCGCCGTCGCCGCGTTCGTGCTCGGCGTCCTGTGCTTCGTGCCCGGCGTGGGGCTCGTGCTGGGCCTGATCGCGCTGGGCCGGATCAGGAGGCGGGGCGAGCGGGGCAAGGGCTTCGCGGTGGCCGGTTCCGTACTGTCCTGCGTGGGTCTGGCCCTGTGGGCGGCGTCGCTCACCACGGGCGCCGCGGGCGACTTCTGGGACGGCTTCCGGGAGGCCGCGCGGGGCGAGGGCACCGCTTACGCGCTCGAGGAGGGACAGTGCTTCACCACGCCCAGCGGTTCCCTTCAGGGAGTCACGTACGACGTCGAGCGGGTGCCCTGCCAGGAGGAGCACGACGGCGAGGTGTTCGCCTCCTTCGACCTGCCGGGAGGTGCCTTCCCCGGTGACGAGGACCTCACCCGCACGGCCGACGAGCGGTGCTACACCCTCCAGGACACCTACGCCATGGACCGGTGGGCCCTGCCCGCCGACGTCGACGTCTACTACCTGACCCCGACCGCCGAGAGCTGGCGCACGGGCGACCGGGAGATCACCTGCCTGTTCGGCAACACCGACGAGCGGGGCACGCTGACCGGTTCGCTGCGCAACGACGGAACCGGCCTCGACCCGGACCAGCACACCTACCTGGTGGCCGAGGGCTTCCTCAACCGGGCCATGGACGGGATCCCCGCGGCGGAGGCCGTCGAGGACGACCTGGCGGGATACAGGTTCTGGGCCGGACGGGTGGCGGAGGCCCTCACCCAGGAGACCTCGACCCTCCGCGGGCACGGCTGGTCCGCCGGTGCCGAGGAGCCGGTCGCCGGCCTGGTCCGCGACCTGGAGGCGGCGCGGGAGGAATGGGTCCTGGCGTCCGAGGCCACCGACGCCGACACGTACTACGAGCACCTCGACAAGGCCTACGGGCTCATCGAGTCCGACACCACGGTCACCGCCCGCAAGGCTCTGGCCCTGGACGCCACGCCGCCCGTCTACGAGGAGGAGGGCGGCGGCGGGGGAGAGAGCCCCGGAAAGGAGGTGTGA
- a CDS encoding GntR family transcriptional regulator, translating to MTFGEQPAYLRVAGDLRKKIADGLLPPHTRLPSQARIREEYGVSDTVALEARKVLMAEGLVEGRSGSGTYVREVPVPRRVARSGFRPAGGATPFRQEQADGEARGTWESRSEQAEASGAVAERLGIKPGDRVMCTRYVFREAGEAMMLSTSWEPLDLTGRTPVMLPEEGPLGGMGVVERMAAIDVVVDNVTEEVGARPGLAEELLALGGVPGHVVLVVQRTFYASGRAVETADVVVPADRYRVAYHLPVK from the coding sequence GTGACATTCGGTGAGCAGCCGGCGTATCTGCGTGTCGCGGGTGATCTCCGCAAGAAGATCGCCGACGGCCTGCTGCCGCCCCACACCCGCCTCCCCTCCCAGGCCCGGATCCGCGAGGAGTACGGCGTCTCGGACACCGTCGCCCTGGAGGCGCGCAAGGTGCTGATGGCCGAAGGCCTGGTCGAGGGGCGTTCCGGTTCCGGGACGTACGTGCGCGAGGTGCCGGTGCCGCGGCGCGTCGCCCGCTCCGGGTTCCGCCCGGCCGGCGGTGCCACCCCCTTCCGGCAGGAGCAGGCCGACGGAGAGGCGCGCGGTACGTGGGAGTCGCGCAGCGAGCAGGCCGAGGCGAGCGGCGCCGTCGCCGAGCGGCTCGGGATCAAGCCCGGCGACCGGGTGATGTGCACGCGGTACGTCTTCCGGGAGGCGGGCGAGGCCATGATGCTCTCCACCTCCTGGGAGCCGCTGGACCTCACCGGCCGGACGCCGGTGATGCTGCCCGAGGAGGGGCCGCTGGGCGGTATGGGCGTCGTCGAGCGGATGGCCGCCATCGACGTCGTCGTGGACAACGTCACCGAGGAGGTCGGCGCCCGCCCCGGCCTCGCGGAGGAGCTGCTCGCCCTGGGCGGCGTCCCGGGGCACGTCGTCCTCGTCGTCCAGCGCACGTTCTACGCCTCCGGCCGCGCGGTGGAGACGGCCGACGTGGTCGTCCCGGCCGACCGGTACCGGGTGGCGTACCACCTGCCCGTCAAGTAG
- a CDS encoding SPOR domain-containing protein yields the protein MNDGTVTLPWLVFRQDGNGNRYRVGRYATRAEAQKIADTLDDRGHEQLYWVEKLGVNGAGAAD from the coding sequence ATGAACGACGGCACGGTCACTCTTCCCTGGCTGGTCTTCCGGCAGGACGGCAACGGCAACCGCTACCGGGTGGGCCGGTACGCGACCCGGGCCGAGGCCCAGAAGATCGCGGACACCCTCGACGACCGCGGACACGAACAGCTCTACTGGGTCGAGAAGCTCGGCGTGAACGGCGCGGGCGCGGCCGACTGA
- a CDS encoding (deoxy)nucleoside triphosphate pyrophosphohydrolase — protein MTERTERIVVGAALVDDGRLLAARRSAPAELAGRWELPGGKVEAGETPEAALVRELREELGVTAEPGERVPGQWPLRPPLVLQVWTARLLPGSAAPEPLEDHDDLRWLTPAEVWDVPWLDQDVPAVERALAHLGLAATDARGA, from the coding sequence ATGACGGAACGCACGGAACGGATCGTGGTGGGCGCCGCCCTCGTCGACGACGGACGTCTGCTGGCCGCACGCCGCAGCGCGCCGGCCGAGCTGGCCGGACGGTGGGAGCTGCCCGGTGGAAAGGTGGAGGCGGGCGAGACGCCGGAGGCGGCCCTCGTGCGCGAACTGCGTGAGGAACTGGGCGTGACGGCCGAGCCCGGTGAGCGGGTTCCGGGCCAGTGGCCCCTCCGTCCCCCTCTCGTCCTGCAGGTGTGGACGGCGCGGCTGCTTCCCGGTTCCGCCGCCCCGGAGCCCCTGGAGGACCACGACGACCTCCGCTGGCTCACCCCCGCCGAGGTCTGGGACGTGCCCTGGCTCGACCAGGACGTACCGGCCGTCGAGCGGGCGCTCGCGCACCTGGGGCTGGCGGCCACCGACGCGCGGGGTGCGTGA
- a CDS encoding ATP-binding protein translates to MIGVRDSDGGCAEWVFPAAPDAVRTARALVRRTLHGWGLDSAGDIAALLVSELVTNALRHATGPIGVRLEHRPAGSVGVLLVEVSDPLPDLPRKRVAHPGDEDGRGLQLVASSARRWGTRPGEVGKTVWFELAVPEERGTG, encoded by the coding sequence GTGATCGGCGTGAGGGACAGCGACGGCGGATGTGCCGAATGGGTCTTCCCCGCGGCACCGGACGCCGTACGGACCGCTCGCGCCCTCGTCCGCCGCACGCTGCACGGCTGGGGTCTGGACAGCGCGGGCGACATCGCCGCCCTGCTGGTCAGCGAGCTGGTCACCAACGCGCTCCGGCACGCCACCGGACCCATCGGCGTCCGCCTGGAGCACCGTCCCGCCGGATCGGTCGGCGTCCTGCTGGTGGAGGTCTCCGACCCGCTTCCGGACCTGCCCCGCAAGCGCGTCGCCCACCCCGGGGACGAGGACGGCCGGGGCCTGCAACTGGTGGCCTCCTCCGCCCGGCGCTGGGGAACCCGGCCCGGCGAGGTGGGCAAGACGGTGTGGTTCGAACTCGCGGTTCCCGAGGAGCGGGGAACCGGGTGA